From Gemmatimonadaceae bacterium, the proteins below share one genomic window:
- the ffh gene encoding signal recognition particle protein, giving the protein MFTELSEKLEATFARLRGRGVLTDADIKEGLREVRRVLLEADVSFQLTGEFLARVEKRATGVAQLKTVQPAQQLVKIVYDELTLMLGERKEGLKLSSVPPTIVLMVGLQGSGKTTTAAKLARKLKAESKPARLVACDVYRPAAIDQLETLGRDLAVPVYADRSTTDVVKIAKAGIEQAKRERDRVVIVDTAGRLQIDDEMMQELRRLKDAVQPDEILLVADGMTGQDAVRIAQGFNDALGVTGVVLTKMDGDARGGAALSIYGVTKKPIKFIGVGEKPDALEEFHPDRMAGRILQQGDVLTLVEKAQATFDADEAKRMEKKIRKEGMDLQDFLSAMKQMEKLGSMQNILKMLPGVNSKMMKQASQVDPKRMKHLEAIVLSMTAEERKNPSLINGSRRARVAKGAGRPVSDVNRLLDQFRDMQKMMKRMAAGKR; this is encoded by the coding sequence ATGTTCACTGAACTTTCCGAGAAACTGGAAGCCACGTTCGCGCGACTGCGCGGCCGTGGAGTCCTGACAGACGCCGACATCAAGGAGGGCCTGCGCGAAGTGCGCCGGGTTCTGCTCGAAGCCGACGTCTCGTTCCAGTTGACGGGAGAGTTCCTGGCGCGCGTCGAGAAGCGCGCCACCGGCGTCGCGCAGCTCAAGACCGTGCAGCCGGCGCAGCAGCTCGTGAAGATCGTCTACGACGAACTCACGCTGATGCTCGGCGAGCGCAAGGAGGGCCTCAAGCTCTCCTCCGTGCCGCCCACCATCGTGCTGATGGTCGGCCTGCAGGGCTCCGGCAAGACGACCACCGCCGCCAAGCTCGCCCGCAAGCTGAAGGCCGAGAGCAAGCCCGCGCGCCTCGTGGCCTGCGACGTGTATCGCCCGGCCGCCATCGATCAGTTGGAGACGCTGGGCCGCGACCTCGCCGTGCCTGTGTACGCCGATCGCAGCACCACTGACGTGGTGAAGATCGCCAAGGCCGGCATCGAGCAGGCCAAGCGCGAGCGCGACCGCGTGGTCATCGTGGACACCGCCGGCCGCCTGCAGATTGACGACGAGATGATGCAGGAGCTGCGTCGCCTGAAGGACGCGGTGCAGCCGGACGAAATCCTGCTCGTCGCCGACGGCATGACCGGCCAGGACGCCGTGCGCATCGCGCAGGGCTTCAACGACGCGCTGGGCGTGACGGGTGTGGTGCTCACCAAGATGGACGGCGACGCCCGCGGTGGCGCCGCGCTCTCCATCTACGGCGTCACCAAGAAGCCGATCAAGTTCATCGGTGTCGGCGAGAAGCCCGACGCGCTCGAGGAGTTCCATCCGGACCGCATGGCCGGACGCATCCTGCAGCAGGGTGACGTCCTCACGCTGGTGGAGAAGGCGCAGGCGACCTTCGACGCCGACGAGGCCAAGCGCATGGAGAAGAAGATCCGCAAGGAGGGCATGGACCTCCAGGACTTCCTCTCGGCGATGAAGCAGATGGAAAAGCTGGGCAGCATGCAGAACATCCTGAAGATGCTCCCCGGCGTGAACAGCAAGATGATGAAGCAGGCCAGCCAGGTGGACCCGAAGCGGATGAAGCATCTTGAGGCGATCGTGCTGTCGATGACCGCCGAGGAGCGCAAGAATCCGTCGTTGATAAACGGGTCGCGGCGGGCCCGCGTGGCCAAGGGTGCCGGTAGGCCCGTGAGCGACGTAAATCGCTTGCTGGATCAGTTCCGGGACATGCAGAAAATGATGAAGCGGATGGCAGCTGGAAAACGATGA
- a CDS encoding porin, with protein sequence MQRLHLALFASLLAGFTAAAPVASQQATGADSARAGTSQRIPDAPAPWYERLSIRGYAQVRYNRLLESNADLKCAQCDKSIGDNGGFFLRRGRIVLFGNVHPRVYVYVQSDFGSDAAGGLHYFQLRDAYFDLYVDSARTHRLRFGQSKIPFGFENLQSSQNRLPLDRHDGLNSALPNERDIGVLYYATPAAVTRRFRTIASRGLKHSGDYGMFGFGLFNGQSANRPEANNSLHAVARLTYPWELPNGQFVETGIQAYSGRFVPLSTSAGVTADAEYRDERAAATLVVYPQPFGLVAEYNIGRGPQYVPGSNAIESRRVYGGFVQAMYRWTSGTTVVIPFVRYHEYSGGKKAETDARHYDVNEVELGVEWSPFPAFELTAMFTNSDRLFEDATSVGNRQKGRFLRLQAQFNY encoded by the coding sequence ATGCAACGACTTCATCTCGCGCTTTTCGCGTCACTCTTGGCCGGGTTCACGGCAGCGGCGCCCGTTGCGAGCCAACAGGCAACGGGCGCCGATTCGGCGCGGGCAGGTACAAGCCAGCGGATCCCCGATGCGCCCGCCCCGTGGTACGAGCGGCTGTCCATCCGCGGCTACGCGCAGGTGCGCTACAACCGGCTGCTCGAGAGCAATGCCGACCTCAAGTGCGCGCAGTGCGACAAGTCCATTGGTGACAATGGTGGCTTCTTCCTCCGCCGCGGCCGCATCGTGCTCTTCGGGAACGTGCACCCGCGCGTCTACGTCTACGTGCAGTCGGACTTCGGCAGCGATGCTGCCGGCGGCCTCCACTACTTCCAGCTGCGGGATGCTTACTTCGACCTCTACGTGGACTCGGCGCGCACGCACCGCCTGCGTTTCGGCCAGAGCAAGATCCCGTTCGGCTTCGAGAACCTGCAGTCGTCGCAGAACCGCCTGCCTTTGGACCGCCACGATGGCCTAAACAGCGCCCTGCCCAACGAGCGGGACATCGGTGTGCTGTACTACGCCACCCCCGCCGCGGTCACGCGCCGGTTCCGCACCATCGCCTCGCGCGGCCTGAAGCATTCGGGCGACTACGGCATGTTTGGGTTCGGGCTGTTCAACGGACAGTCGGCGAACCGGCCGGAGGCGAACAACTCGCTGCACGCCGTGGCGCGGCTGACGTATCCGTGGGAACTGCCCAACGGGCAGTTCGTCGAGACGGGCATCCAGGCGTACAGCGGTCGATTCGTGCCGCTGTCGACCAGTGCCGGCGTAACCGCCGATGCGGAGTACCGCGACGAGCGCGCCGCGGCGACGCTGGTAGTGTACCCGCAGCCGTTCGGACTCGTGGCCGAGTACAACATCGGCCGGGGGCCGCAATACGTCCCCGGCAGCAATGCGATCGAGAGTCGGCGGGTCTACGGTGGGTTCGTCCAAGCGATGTACCGCTGGACCTCGGGCACGACCGTGGTGATTCCCTTCGTCCGCTACCACGAGTACTCGGGCGGCAAGAAGGCGGAGACCGATGCGCGGCACTACGACGTGAACGAGGTGGAGCTTGGCGTCGAGTGGAGCCCGTTCCCGGCCTTTGAACTGACGGCAATGTTCACGAACTCCGACCGGCTCTTCGAGGACGCGACCAGCGTCGGCAACCGGCAGAAGGGGCGATTCCTGCGGCTCCAGGCGCAGTTCAACTACTAG
- the lon gene encoding endopeptidase La, with protein sequence MTERPARPLAGGPLEDLPADLPLFALRSTIVFPHGRIAVQVSSEENLALLLAHPEEGERVICVVDAEDGERPLAALDGRIGVLARLTGRRPVSGGVAQVTLQGIARVRLGAAIRDPVAGYPTVRASAAPEDAPDPTAARALMQRIALASDTRAELDPGFPAELPALLRRESEFPSRFADLAAAKGQLRPAEKDAVVQRLDPIERLEFLADRWEREVARARVHEEVRHETERRVDRHHREFFLRQQLQAIKAELGEVDAADGETAELLRRVEEGGLPPQVATEAKREIERLKALSAASSEHQVLRNWIEWALTLPWRQRSGTDAIELERVEAALDDRHYGLHEAKERILEYLAVRRLRGDRGRDPHGPILCFVGPPGTGKTSLGEAIAASIGRAFYRISVGGVRDEAEIRGHRRTYVGSLPGLVLQSLRRVQVSDPVLMIDEIDKMTAGGPSGDPTAAMLEVLDPSQNATFTDHYLNLPYDLSSVLFICTANNLFDIPHALRDRLEVIRIAGYTVEEKVEIAWRYLLPRLFDEHGITDLDLQFTDEALSLIANRYAREAGLRAFERHIAALMRRRARKKAEGEQGAWIVDQARIEDVIGPPRFAPEAAEQEPEVGTVTGLAWTANGGELMTIEALMMPGTGKLTVTGQLGDVMRESVDAACSYVRSRGYALRIADPELRASDLHVHFPAGSVPKDGPSAGVAVTLAIASVMSRRPVRRDAAVTGEVTLRGRVLEIGGVKEKVLAAYRAGLRSVVLPAANEKDLRDIPNEVRQALTFRCVGTMDEVLEAMLLPPRPNGFAEGLPLFDDVERATADRPPEAGAGPAQ encoded by the coding sequence GTGACCGAGCGCCCCGCCCGCCCCCTCGCCGGAGGCCCGTTGGAGGACCTCCCGGCAGACCTGCCGCTCTTCGCGCTGCGGTCCACCATCGTCTTCCCGCACGGCCGTATCGCCGTGCAGGTCTCCTCCGAGGAGAACCTGGCGCTGCTGCTCGCGCACCCTGAGGAAGGCGAGCGTGTGATCTGCGTGGTGGACGCCGAGGACGGCGAGCGACCGCTCGCGGCGCTTGACGGCCGCATTGGGGTGCTGGCCCGCCTCACGGGACGCCGCCCCGTCTCCGGCGGCGTCGCCCAGGTGACGCTGCAGGGCATCGCCCGCGTCAGGCTGGGCGCAGCCATCCGCGATCCGGTCGCCGGCTACCCGACGGTGCGCGCGTCGGCGGCGCCGGAGGACGCGCCGGACCCGACGGCTGCCCGCGCGCTGATGCAGCGCATCGCGCTGGCCTCGGACACCCGCGCCGAGCTTGACCCGGGGTTCCCAGCCGAGTTGCCTGCGCTGCTGCGGCGCGAATCGGAGTTCCCGTCGCGATTCGCCGACCTCGCGGCCGCGAAGGGGCAACTCCGCCCGGCCGAGAAGGACGCGGTGGTGCAGCGTCTCGACCCGATCGAGCGCCTGGAGTTTCTCGCCGACCGATGGGAGCGCGAGGTGGCGCGCGCGCGCGTGCACGAGGAAGTGCGCCACGAGACCGAACGGCGCGTGGACCGCCACCATCGGGAGTTCTTCCTCCGGCAGCAGTTGCAGGCCATCAAGGCCGAACTGGGCGAGGTCGACGCCGCCGACGGCGAAACCGCCGAGCTGTTGCGCCGTGTCGAGGAAGGGGGGCTGCCGCCGCAGGTGGCCACGGAGGCCAAGCGCGAGATCGAGCGCCTGAAGGCCTTGAGCGCCGCGTCGAGCGAGCACCAGGTGCTGCGCAACTGGATCGAGTGGGCGCTGACCCTGCCCTGGCGCCAGCGGTCGGGGACTGACGCCATCGAGCTCGAGCGCGTGGAAGCCGCACTCGACGACCGACACTACGGACTGCACGAGGCCAAGGAACGCATCCTCGAGTACCTGGCGGTGCGGCGCCTCCGCGGCGACCGCGGCCGCGACCCGCACGGGCCGATCCTCTGCTTCGTCGGCCCGCCGGGCACGGGCAAGACCTCGCTGGGTGAGGCCATCGCCGCGAGCATCGGACGTGCGTTCTATCGCATCTCGGTGGGCGGCGTGCGCGACGAGGCCGAGATCCGCGGACATCGGCGCACCTACGTCGGGTCCCTGCCGGGCCTCGTGCTGCAGTCCTTGCGGCGCGTGCAGGTCAGCGACCCGGTGCTGATGATTGACGAGATCGACAAGATGACGGCGGGCGGACCCAGCGGCGATCCCACGGCGGCGATGCTCGAGGTGCTCGACCCGTCGCAGAACGCGACATTCACGGACCACTATCTCAACCTGCCCTACGACCTATCGTCCGTGCTCTTCATCTGCACGGCGAACAACCTCTTCGACATCCCGCACGCGCTGCGCGACCGGCTCGAGGTCATCCGCATCGCCGGCTACACGGTCGAGGAAAAGGTCGAGATCGCCTGGCGCTACCTGCTGCCGCGGCTCTTTGACGAGCACGGCATCACGGACCTCGACCTGCAGTTCACGGACGAGGCGCTGTCGTTGATCGCCAATCGCTACGCGCGAGAGGCAGGACTGCGCGCCTTCGAGCGCCACATCGCCGCGCTGATGCGGCGCCGCGCGCGCAAGAAGGCCGAGGGCGAGCAGGGCGCGTGGATCGTCGATCAGGCGCGCATCGAGGACGTGATTGGCCCGCCGCGCTTTGCGCCGGAAGCCGCCGAGCAGGAGCCCGAGGTTGGCACGGTGACGGGCCTCGCCTGGACGGCCAACGGCGGCGAGTTGATGACGATCGAAGCGCTGATGATGCCGGGCACGGGCAAGCTCACCGTCACCGGCCAACTCGGCGACGTGATGCGCGAGTCGGTGGATGCGGCCTGCTCATATGTGCGCTCGCGCGGCTACGCGCTGCGCATCGCGGACCCCGAGCTCCGCGCGAGCGATCTGCACGTGCACTTTCCGGCCGGCTCCGTGCCGAAGGACGGGCCCAGTGCGGGCGTGGCAGTGACGCTGGCGATCGCCAGTGTGATGAGCCGTCGCCCGGTGCGCCGCGATGCGGCGGTGACCGGTGAGGTCACTCTGCGCGGAAGGGTGCTGGAGATCGGTGGCGTGAAGGAAAAAGTGCTCGCGGCCTACCGCGCCGGGTTGCGCAGTGTCGTCCTCCCGGCCGCCAATGAGAAGGATCTGCGTGACATCCCGAACGAGGTGCGACAGGCGCTCACCTTTCGCTGCGTGGGGACGATGGACGAGGTGCTGGAGGCGATGCTGTTGCCGCCGCGACCGAATGGTTTCGCCGAGGGCTTGCCCCTGTTCGACGATGTGGAGCGTGCGACGGCCGACCGCCCGCCGGAAGCGGGGGCCGGACCGGCGCAGTAG
- a CDS encoding sigma-70 family RNA polymerase sigma factor — protein sequence MPHVHSLPAGDLELAADARWTAFAAAVRAFVRRRTPHSLDPEDIVQDVFLRLTRHRDTLQRVQDLEAWVFRAARSALADALRAQRRREARGSDVEPDSLTVEPEDERHALSELAPCVRAFVLALEEPYGSALRWTAFDGLTQEQAAERAGISLSGMKSRVQRARAKVRTEIEHCCGVHLDRHGILRRQESDDGSSCAAPASFHQIQRLRK from the coding sequence GTGCCCCACGTCCACAGCCTACCTGCCGGCGACCTCGAACTTGCGGCGGACGCCCGCTGGACCGCGTTCGCGGCCGCCGTGCGTGCGTTCGTGCGCCGGCGCACGCCCCACAGCCTAGACCCCGAGGACATCGTCCAGGATGTATTTCTCCGGCTGACGCGACACCGCGACACGCTCCAGCGCGTGCAGGACCTCGAGGCGTGGGTCTTCCGCGCGGCCCGCTCGGCCTTGGCTGATGCCCTGCGCGCGCAGCGCCGTCGCGAAGCCCGCGGCAGCGACGTGGAGCCCGACTCGCTCACCGTTGAGCCGGAGGACGAGCGGCACGCGCTCTCCGAACTTGCTCCCTGCGTCCGCGCGTTTGTCCTCGCGCTGGAGGAGCCCTACGGTTCGGCGCTGCGCTGGACCGCCTTCGACGGCCTCACGCAGGAACAGGCCGCCGAGCGCGCCGGCATTTCGCTTTCCGGGATGAAATCGCGGGTGCAGCGCGCCCGCGCCAAGGTGCGGACGGAGATCGAGCACTGCTGCGGGGTGCATCTCGACAGGCACGGCATTCTCCGTCGGCAGGAGTCCGACGATGGCTCCAGCTGCGCCGCCCCTGCGTCCTTTCACCAGATCCAGCGTCTTCGGAAGTAG
- a CDS encoding SET domain-containing protein-lysine N-methyltransferase — MPSPTQKRRPSSERPWAVRRSPRHGRGVYATARIPAGTRIIEYTGELISEAEGERRYPTLPSGEEEPEHTYLLTLDEQRVIDANVGGNAARFINHSCEPNCEPIAYGDHMWIVAIRDIRPGEELAYDYAIELDEPHTPARKRRFPCRCGARRCRGSILKPKYQPLHPLVRAAIRRYGPSARDARA, encoded by the coding sequence GTGCCATCCCCCACCCAGAAGCGCCGACCGTCTTCAGAACGTCCCTGGGCTGTCCGTCGCTCCCCCCGCCACGGCCGCGGCGTCTACGCCACCGCGCGCATCCCCGCCGGCACGCGCATCATCGAGTACACGGGGGAGTTGATCTCCGAGGCCGAGGGCGAGCGCCGGTACCCCACCCTGCCGAGTGGCGAGGAGGAGCCGGAGCACACCTACCTGCTCACCCTCGACGAGCAGCGGGTGATCGACGCCAACGTGGGCGGCAACGCCGCGCGGTTCATCAACCATTCCTGTGAACCCAACTGCGAGCCGATTGCGTATGGCGACCATATGTGGATCGTGGCCATCCGTGACATCCGCCCCGGCGAGGAGCTGGCGTATGACTACGCCATCGAGCTCGACGAACCGCACACGCCCGCACGCAAGCGGCGCTTCCCCTGCCGCTGCGGCGCGCGCCGCTGCCGTGGGTCGATCCTGAAGCCCAAGTACCAGCCGCTGCATCCGCTGGTCCGTGCGGCCATCCGCCGCTACGGGCCGTCGGCACGCGACGCGCGGGCATAG
- a CDS encoding DUF445 family protein codes for MSPFVQELLLSIAIGTIAGGVTNAIAVWMLFHPYERRYGFHGAIPKNKARLAKSIGRTVGEKLLTPKDLIDELQRAGFRETLDARLAEFIQHLLEVERGSLREMLPAAVLPEVERALAGLGPVVGTRVADWAATPAFEVKVREALARLRSELGARPVNEVLTDARRRDLAQQAANLATQLIEESRDAEDRSAAARLSDAVLRIAGHTRTKAFIEQAVVEALGRAGTRTWSDVLDMIGEDAVVHWVLDSARSPRIEQLVAEGAASGATGLLDRPIGRPARFFAPETAARLGTVAGPALWNWLERELPKFVEQLDIPAMVERKVLGFSTARIEEIIRGVTQRELTMIVNLGYVLGAIIGVLSFFGRRLVGG; via the coding sequence GTGTCGCCCTTCGTGCAGGAACTGCTGCTCAGCATCGCGATCGGCACCATCGCCGGCGGCGTGACGAATGCCATCGCCGTGTGGATGCTCTTCCACCCGTACGAGCGGCGTTACGGCTTCCACGGGGCGATCCCGAAGAACAAGGCGCGCCTGGCCAAGAGCATCGGCCGCACGGTGGGCGAGAAGTTGCTGACGCCCAAGGACCTGATCGACGAGCTGCAGCGCGCCGGCTTCCGCGAGACGCTGGACGCGCGGCTGGCCGAGTTCATCCAACACCTGCTGGAAGTCGAGCGCGGATCCTTGCGCGAGATGCTGCCCGCCGCGGTGCTTCCCGAAGTGGAGCGCGCGCTCGCGGGCCTCGGCCCCGTGGTCGGGACGCGCGTCGCGGACTGGGCGGCCACCCCAGCCTTCGAGGTCAAGGTCCGCGAGGCCTTGGCCCGCCTGCGCAGCGAACTCGGCGCGCGGCCCGTGAACGAAGTGCTGACCGACGCGCGACGCCGCGACCTGGCACAGCAGGCCGCCAACCTTGCCACGCAGCTCATCGAAGAGAGCCGAGACGCCGAGGACCGCTCCGCGGCCGCACGCCTCAGCGATGCCGTCCTGCGCATCGCAGGACACACCCGCACGAAGGCGTTCATCGAGCAGGCCGTGGTCGAGGCCTTGGGCCGCGCCGGCACGCGCACCTGGTCTGACGTGCTCGACATGATCGGCGAGGACGCGGTGGTGCACTGGGTCCTCGACTCCGCGCGCTCACCGCGTATCGAGCAGTTGGTGGCCGAGGGCGCGGCCAGTGGCGCCACCGGCCTGCTCGACCGACCGATTGGGCGACCAGCGCGGTTCTTCGCGCCAGAGACGGCGGCGCGCCTTGGGACGGTCGCCGGCCCGGCGCTCTGGAACTGGCTCGAACGCGAACTGCCGAAGTTTGTGGAGCAGCTCGACATCCCGGCGATGGTGGAGCGCAAGGTGTTGGGCTTCAGCACGGCGCGCATCGAGGAGATCATCCGCGGCGTCACGCAGCGCGAGCTCACGATGATCGTAAACCTTGGCTACGTGCTCGGCGCGATCATCGGCGTGCTGTCGTTCTTCGGGCGTCGCCTCGTCGGCGGCTGA
- a CDS encoding prepilin peptidase, whose translation MTAAAIVVWITIFFLGASLGSFLNVCIARWPAEESVVRPRSRCPKCGHEIAWYDNIPIISWLLLRARCRGCGAPISAQYPAIELVVGLMWVAAAYWFGLGFTAVRVAIAATILLGVVMTDLKHYVIPDGFTVTGFLIAVLAPLVAAFIGEQGPFVGPWEAVIGACTGAGLIAIVGWLGEVALGKEAMGQGDVTLMAMIGAMVGPVGSFLTVFVAAGIGSAAFLAIVAPIGALRAKRRGEPFELPLVPFGVFLAPAGLVTLLFGEPMIAKYLVYIGAAAS comes from the coding sequence ATGACAGCCGCTGCTATCGTCGTGTGGATCACCATCTTCTTCCTCGGCGCCAGCCTGGGCTCGTTCCTCAACGTGTGCATCGCGCGTTGGCCGGCCGAGGAGTCGGTGGTCCGGCCGCGCTCGCGCTGCCCGAAGTGCGGGCACGAGATCGCCTGGTACGACAACATCCCGATCATCTCGTGGCTGCTGCTGCGGGCGCGCTGCCGCGGTTGCGGCGCGCCGATCAGCGCGCAGTATCCAGCCATCGAACTTGTGGTCGGCCTGATGTGGGTGGCCGCCGCTTACTGGTTCGGACTCGGCTTCACGGCCGTCCGCGTCGCCATCGCCGCCACGATCCTGCTCGGCGTGGTGATGACCGACCTGAAGCACTACGTGATTCCCGATGGCTTCACGGTCACGGGCTTTCTCATCGCGGTGCTGGCGCCGCTGGTGGCCGCATTCATTGGAGAGCAGGGGCCCTTCGTCGGTCCCTGGGAGGCGGTGATCGGTGCCTGCACGGGTGCCGGCCTTATTGCCATCGTCGGCTGGTTGGGTGAGGTCGCGCTGGGCAAAGAGGCGATGGGCCAGGGCGACGTCACGTTGATGGCGATGATCGGTGCGATGGTCGGACCGGTTGGCAGTTTCCTCACCGTCTTCGTGGCCGCCGGGATCGGCAGCGCCGCGTTCCTTGCCATCGTCGCGCCGATCGGGGCCCTGCGCGCCAAGCGCCGCGGCGAGCCCTTTGAACTTCCCCTCGTGCCATTCGGGGTATTCCTCGCACCGGCCGGGCTCGTGACGCTGCTCTTCGGCGAGCCCATGATCGCGAAGTACCTTGTCTACATCGGCGCCGCGGCGTCCTGA
- a CDS encoding RNA methyltransferase: MRRKARERQGMFVAEGVRTVEELLASPLPVRGVLTCDLIDRTPRGAALVAQCHARDVEVVRVSEREFVSASDTDNPQGILAIAEIPTRSLEALTRQPPARLLVLDGIQDPGNVGTLLRTASALGCGATLVLPGTVDPWNAKVVRSAVGMQFTHSTISCTEEQFQQFLGDAGVVAWGADASGVILGAEPALPRLAIVVGNEGAGLKPSVRDLCAGLVAIPMAVGAESLNVAVAAGILLHALRPSSAS, translated from the coding sequence GTGCGCCGCAAGGCGCGGGAACGCCAGGGAATGTTCGTCGCGGAGGGCGTCCGCACGGTCGAGGAGCTCTTGGCCTCCCCGTTGCCCGTCCGCGGCGTGCTGACCTGCGACCTGATTGACAGGACGCCGCGCGGGGCCGCGCTCGTAGCCCAGTGCCACGCCCGCGATGTCGAGGTCGTGCGAGTCAGCGAGCGCGAGTTCGTCAGCGCCAGCGACACCGACAATCCCCAGGGCATCCTCGCCATCGCCGAGATCCCCACGCGCTCGCTCGAGGCGCTCACGCGCCAGCCGCCCGCACGGCTGCTGGTGCTCGATGGGATCCAGGATCCGGGGAATGTCGGGACCTTGCTGCGCACGGCGTCGGCCTTGGGTTGCGGGGCGACCCTCGTGCTGCCGGGAACGGTGGATCCCTGGAACGCGAAGGTCGTGCGGAGTGCCGTCGGGATGCAGTTCACGCACTCCACCATCTCTTGTACGGAAGAGCAGTTCCAGCAGTTCCTCGGCGACGCGGGCGTCGTGGCCTGGGGGGCGGACGCGTCGGGTGTAATTCTCGGAGCCGAACCGGCGCTGCCGCGCCTTGCCATCGTCGTGGGCAACGAGGGTGCGGGCCTCAAGCCCAGTGTGCGTGACCTTTGCGCGGGGCTCGTCGCCATTCCGATGGCCGTCGGCGCGGAGTCCCTGAACGTCGCCGTCGCCGCGGGCATCCTGCTGCACGCCCTGCGCCCATCTTCCGCTTCCTGA